The Pelosinus sp. IPA-1 genome contains a region encoding:
- the pelA gene encoding pectate lyase, translating to MKRTKIVIISSMFAALIFTTPMKFGFAAEKNPVLPLEPQVRIITMIMEEPNFSDNGAYHELEEGLYTKPLTKNNVVMAPLKDVMETIGGNFEWSEKENKIVLELNNNKVILFAGQNKAIVNGKEKVSEVAPEIIEGRLFLPVKFSMESLGCLYRWDAKRTVVYVIANVTPKGDNLPLERGGKITIANMAEQPKEWYGTLEAQKVADVILGYQNSDGGWIKLAPNVNVTKPIVGVGELNAGTRKSTIDNDTTSTQIRLLGKVYSETKIEKYKTGFYKGLDYLLNGQLENGGWQQFFPVATGYQKLITINDDAITNVLELMRDIENKEEGLAFVDERHIAQGKIAYNKGLNMLLNTQIRVNGKKIAWCQQYTPDTLEPVMGRSFELASVSSQESAKVVRFLMSIDNPSLEVIDAIQSAVLWLDSVKINGIKVQEKKDPTTDSGLDRMIVNDPKAPPLWTRFYEIESNKPLFANRDSSKKYSYWEVSTERRTKYNWFSKEPLKLLTEDYPKWQKKWAPENNVLLK from the coding sequence TTGAAAAGAACGAAAATTGTGATAATATCAAGCATGTTTGCTGCACTTATATTTACTACACCGATGAAATTTGGTTTTGCGGCAGAGAAGAATCCAGTATTGCCACTGGAACCGCAAGTCAGAATCATCACTATGATTATGGAGGAACCCAACTTTTCTGATAATGGGGCCTATCATGAGCTGGAGGAGGGTCTTTATACTAAGCCGCTGACGAAAAATAATGTGGTTATGGCCCCACTTAAGGATGTCATGGAAACCATTGGTGGAAATTTTGAGTGGTCTGAAAAAGAAAATAAGATTGTTTTAGAATTGAATAATAATAAAGTAATATTATTTGCAGGCCAAAATAAAGCAATTGTAAATGGCAAGGAGAAAGTTAGTGAAGTTGCTCCTGAAATTATTGAGGGCAGACTGTTTTTACCAGTGAAATTCTCTATGGAAAGCCTAGGCTGTTTATACAGATGGGATGCAAAACGCACCGTGGTGTATGTGATTGCCAATGTGACGCCAAAAGGGGACAACCTTCCATTAGAACGCGGAGGCAAAATTACGATTGCCAATATGGCAGAGCAGCCTAAAGAGTGGTATGGAACGTTGGAGGCTCAAAAAGTTGCAGACGTTATCTTGGGATATCAAAATAGTGATGGCGGCTGGATCAAATTAGCTCCAAATGTAAACGTCACAAAACCAATCGTGGGCGTGGGTGAGCTTAATGCGGGAACACGTAAGTCTACGATTGATAATGATACTACGAGTACGCAGATACGATTGTTAGGCAAAGTTTATTCGGAAACAAAAATTGAAAAATATAAAACAGGCTTTTATAAGGGACTGGATTATCTTCTCAATGGGCAACTAGAAAATGGCGGATGGCAGCAATTTTTCCCTGTTGCAACTGGTTACCAGAAGCTGATTACTATCAATGATGATGCCATAACGAACGTTCTTGAATTGATGCGTGATATTGAAAATAAAGAAGAGGGGCTTGCTTTTGTAGATGAAAGACATATTGCCCAAGGCAAGATTGCTTACAATAAAGGGTTAAATATGCTTTTAAATACGCAAATTCGTGTTAATGGTAAGAAAATAGCTTGGTGTCAGCAGTATACTCCCGATACACTGGAGCCTGTTATGGGGAGATCGTTTGAACTTGCTTCTGTTAGTAGTCAAGAAAGTGCGAAAGTAGTAAGGTTCTTAATGAGTATTGATAACCCAAGCCTTGAAGTAATTGATGCGATACAGTCAGCTGTGTTGTGGCTAGATTCTGTTAAAATTAATGGTATTAAAGTGCAGGAGAAAAAGGACCCTACTACGGATTCAGGACTTGATAGAATGATTGTTAATGATCCAAAGGCGCCTCCTTTATGGACACGCTTTTATGAAATTGAGAGCAATAAACCCCTATTTGCTAATCGTGATAGTTCAAAGAAATATAGCTATTGGGAAGTAAGCACGGAAAGAAGGACGAAATACAATTGGTTTAGCAAAGAGCCATTGAAATTATTAACTGAGGACTACCCTAAATGGCAGAAAAAATGGGCACCGGAAAATAATGTGTTATTGAAGTAA
- a CDS encoding sensor histidine kinase, with product MKKLRMLVRWLNDKLARKFLYSFKSTILSVYLPIIIFFIFITGMASYLLAAAQIEDNAYRNINTIVFQTGNYLDNRFADALQQLTALSNEPDILTVMNKDPEDISPEDYLKVQSHVNGIRSVNGTLIDSIYINFHNGKFIFFRGDDSSTMIKFIYMQYRSRYKDNPYDVYWQNSHIGYEKDEKHVSLFKLFGKENAKINGIILFNLRYDFFEKVFSTSLLNKSGYLMLVSPEEAMTFKKIDEKYQVNSEIVKQLQEAKTKEGQLEFDNPQGKKMVVIYNTLLTNQWKLAAVFTQDEILDRVRYIKYITLSLIVLLVIVAVFLTNVLAIYITKPISVLTDSMKRIRGENINFVSDSHPLNEMGVLNQGVEDLVERVKNLVEQINIDQETKRQLEFSVIQTQIHPHFLYNTLYSIKGLCDMGLNEDASAMITALSNFFRVSISCGKEIISVEEEMSHIRNYLFIQEMRYGDAFSYEINVKPDILSYSIVKLTLQPLVENAIYHGVKQKRGIGWIKVNGYEQDGLLCFEVQDNGLGMSCERLQEVRGSLNNRGFGLEKVGLGVRSVHERLQLHYGKEAGLQIESKLSEGTIVKVIIPMKQLEDKLDV from the coding sequence TTGAAAAAGTTAAGGATGTTGGTTAGATGGCTGAATGATAAACTTGCACGCAAGTTTCTTTATTCTTTTAAATCTACAATTCTCAGCGTATATCTCCCAATCATTATTTTTTTCATCTTTATTACAGGCATGGCATCCTATCTTTTAGCTGCTGCGCAAATTGAGGATAATGCATATCGTAACATTAATACGATCGTTTTTCAGACAGGAAATTACCTGGATAATCGGTTTGCCGATGCACTGCAGCAATTGACGGCACTGTCGAATGAACCTGATATTCTAACGGTTATGAATAAAGACCCTGAGGATATTAGTCCTGAAGATTATCTTAAAGTACAATCTCATGTTAATGGAATTCGATCCGTTAATGGTACATTAATTGACTCAATCTATATTAACTTCCATAATGGTAAATTTATTTTTTTCAGAGGCGATGACTCTAGCACTATGATCAAGTTTATATATATGCAATATCGTAGCCGCTATAAAGACAATCCTTATGATGTATATTGGCAAAATTCGCATATTGGATACGAGAAAGATGAAAAGCATGTAAGTCTGTTTAAACTTTTTGGCAAAGAAAATGCGAAAATTAATGGAATTATTTTATTTAATTTACGCTATGATTTTTTTGAAAAGGTTTTTAGTACTTCATTACTTAATAAAAGTGGATATTTAATGTTAGTCAGCCCGGAAGAGGCAATGACTTTTAAAAAAATCGATGAAAAATATCAGGTAAATAGTGAGATAGTAAAGCAATTACAAGAAGCCAAAACTAAAGAGGGGCAACTTGAGTTTGATAATCCACAGGGGAAGAAGATGGTTGTAATTTATAATACCTTGCTTACCAATCAGTGGAAACTTGCAGCTGTATTTACACAGGATGAGATTTTAGATCGAGTTAGGTATATTAAATATATTACATTATCCCTAATTGTTTTGTTAGTTATTGTTGCTGTTTTCTTGACAAATGTGCTTGCAATTTATATTACAAAACCGATTTCAGTTTTGACAGACAGTATGAAACGTATACGGGGCGAGAATATAAATTTTGTTTCTGATTCTCATCCTTTAAATGAGATGGGGGTTTTAAATCAGGGGGTTGAAGATTTAGTAGAACGAGTCAAAAATTTGGTAGAGCAGATCAATATAGATCAAGAAACAAAAAGGCAATTGGAATTTTCGGTGATACAAACCCAAATCCATCCACATTTTTTGTATAACACATTGTACTCTATTAAAGGGTTATGTGATATGGGGTTGAATGAAGATGCCAGTGCAATGATTACAGCCTTATCCAACTTCTTTCGCGTAAGTATTAGTTGCGGTAAGGAAATAATTAGCGTTGAGGAAGAGATGTCACATATACGCAATTATTTATTTATTCAAGAGATGCGCTATGGCGATGCCTTTTCATATGAGATTAATGTAAAGCCAGATATTCTATCTTATAGTATTGTCAAATTAACGTTACAGCCCTTGGTGGAAAATGCAATTTACCATGGTGTAAAACAAAAAAGAGGAATTGGTTGGATTAAGGTAAATGGCTATGAGCAGGATGGGCTTTTATGCTTTGAAGTGCAGGATAATGGGCTTGGAATGAGCTGTGAGCGGTTACAAGAAGTCCGTGGCAGTTTGAATAATAGAGGATTTGGACTAGAAAAGGTTGGGCTCGGTGTGCGTAGTGTGCATGAAAGGCTCCAACTTCATTATGGAAAAGAAGCTGGATTGCAGATAGAAAGTAAGTTAAGTGAGGGAACGATAGTAAAGGTAATCATTCCGATGAAACAATTGGAGGATAAATTAGATGTATAG
- a CDS encoding response regulator codes for MYRILIIDDDRIIRKGLAKTIPWEEHGFQLAGEAADGEEGLRLIEEFHPHIIISDIRMPFMDGLDMARIVKERYPMIKLILLTGYNDFAYAQQAIKIRAFDYLLKPVDKEILLEKVKKAAEEWDNENRTQQKISEANPFFRQAFLKTLLECREEEEELLREARSLGIELVGKTFIVFLIKVDESYKDVSGKAESLEKREALKYCVFNICEELTAGEKKGGVVGLEKDELVLIYSANETPKDAEANARNFAEKIKNIVKKYLKITVTIAIGGAYQGISCIRSSYQDARSVISFRHFIGKDKVFSMLDIGDLPSKSRMQIQWDEDELVNKVKLGLVQDAMGIIHDLECEILQQNYISLYHVRLLAVQLIISLFRGAAEWAQEWEKAQRENVSIYYNQINEMQTIREIMNLIRPVVSALAEFMTMQRESHSYGVIGEAAKYIEEHYAKQGLSLQEVAKHVHMNSVYLSTLFKQEKNINFSDFLLQIRMNKAMELLRNNNMKTYEVAEVVGYSSPEYFSVCFKKYTGVPPIEFKNKV; via the coding sequence ATGTATAGGATTTTGATTATTGATGACGATCGGATTATCCGTAAGGGCTTAGCTAAGACAATTCCTTGGGAGGAACATGGGTTTCAGCTTGCAGGGGAAGCAGCTGATGGAGAGGAAGGGCTTAGACTCATTGAAGAGTTCCATCCTCACATTATAATATCTGATATTAGGATGCCATTTATGGATGGCCTGGATATGGCACGCATTGTTAAGGAACGATATCCTATGATTAAATTAATTCTTTTAACAGGATATAATGATTTTGCTTATGCACAGCAAGCTATAAAAATAAGGGCATTTGATTATTTACTCAAGCCAGTAGATAAAGAAATACTACTAGAAAAAGTAAAAAAAGCAGCGGAAGAATGGGATAATGAGAATCGAACACAGCAAAAAATAAGTGAAGCCAATCCCTTTTTTAGACAAGCATTCTTGAAAACGTTGTTAGAATGTCGAGAAGAAGAAGAGGAGCTATTGCGGGAAGCTCGGTCCTTAGGTATTGAATTAGTAGGTAAAACCTTTATTGTTTTTCTAATCAAAGTAGATGAATCTTATAAAGATGTTTCAGGGAAGGCAGAATCTCTTGAAAAAAGAGAAGCGCTAAAGTATTGTGTCTTTAATATTTGCGAAGAATTAACTGCAGGAGAAAAAAAAGGCGGAGTTGTTGGCTTAGAAAAAGATGAACTCGTTTTAATTTATTCCGCGAATGAAACACCTAAGGATGCAGAAGCAAACGCACGTAATTTTGCAGAAAAGATTAAAAATATTGTAAAAAAATATTTAAAAATTACTGTGACAATTGCTATAGGAGGAGCTTATCAGGGTATTTCCTGTATTCGATCTTCCTATCAGGATGCTAGGTCCGTCATTAGTTTTCGTCATTTTATTGGCAAGGACAAGGTATTTTCAATGTTAGACATTGGCGATCTGCCTAGTAAAAGTCGCATGCAGATTCAGTGGGACGAGGATGAGCTTGTAAACAAAGTGAAGTTAGGTTTAGTGCAAGATGCTATGGGGATTATCCATGATCTAGAATGTGAAATCTTGCAGCAAAATTACATATCCTTATATCACGTTCGCCTTCTTGCTGTGCAGTTAATCATATCATTATTTAGAGGTGCAGCAGAATGGGCACAAGAATGGGAGAAGGCACAGAGGGAAAACGTATCAATTTACTATAACCAGATAAACGAAATGCAAACAATTAGAGAAATCATGAATTTAATTAGGCCAGTTGTTTCTGCTCTTGCCGAGTTTATGACAATGCAGCGTGAAAGTCATAGTTATGGTGTCATAGGGGAAGCAGCAAAATATATTGAAGAACACTATGCAAAACAAGGACTGTCATTACAAGAAGTAGCTAAACATGTTCATATGAACTCGGTTTATCTGAGTACACTGTTCAAGCAAGAGAAAAATATTAATTTTTCCGATTTTTTATTGCAGATAAGAATGAATAAAGCAATGGAACTTTTGAGAAACAATAACATGAAGACCTATGAAGTAGCAGAGGTAGTGGGATATAGCAGCCCAGAATATTTTAGTGTATGTTTTAAAAAATATACGGGTGTTCCGCCTATTGAATTTAAAAATAAGGTATAA